One window of Sinorhizobium numidicum genomic DNA carries:
- the folB gene encoding dihydroneopterin aldolase, giving the protein MTATYIITLKNCAFFARHGVLDEEEFLGQRFFVDAELEVEQGTALVEDCIDDTVHYGIAFAEIERIVTGRRRYLIEALALEVAKTLCARFRQIRRARVSIRKPNAPVPGVLDYVEVTVEHVAE; this is encoded by the coding sequence ATGACTGCAACTTACATCATCACCTTGAAAAACTGCGCCTTCTTTGCCCGCCATGGCGTACTCGATGAGGAGGAGTTCCTCGGGCAGCGCTTTTTTGTCGATGCGGAACTTGAGGTCGAGCAGGGCACCGCACTGGTCGAGGACTGCATTGATGACACCGTGCACTACGGAATTGCCTTCGCGGAGATCGAAAGAATCGTCACCGGACGGCGCCGGTATCTCATCGAAGCTCTAGCCTTGGAGGTCGCCAAGACGCTTTGCGCGCGCTTCCGGCAGATCAGACGGGCGAGAGTTTCAATCCGCAAACCGAACGCGCCGGTTCCGGGCGTTCTGGACTACGTGGAAGTCACGGTCGAACATGTCGCCGAGTAA
- the folP gene encoding dihydropteroate synthase yields MTYNPFETSRWQLAHGRNLELGPRGVLMAIINVTPDSFSDGGRFADTAAAVAAALRSVEEGAEILDIGGESTRPDAEPVSAEDEQARILPVIAALARETAALISVDTYRAETARLAIDAGAHIVNDVHGLQREPAIAAVAAETGAGLCIMHTGRGRQKLGDVVDDQFHFLDRSLQMAADAGIGRERIVLDPGFGFAKDTEENLELMARFAELHRFALPLLVGTSRKRFIGAVTGRDAAARDGGTAATTALLRAAGAAVFRVHDVAINRDALVMADAMLTAKNSRRDMKP; encoded by the coding sequence ATGACGTATAACCCGTTTGAAACGTCTCGTTGGCAATTGGCGCATGGGCGCAATCTCGAATTGGGGCCGCGTGGCGTTTTGATGGCGATCATCAATGTCACGCCGGATTCATTTTCCGATGGCGGGCGCTTCGCCGATACTGCGGCCGCCGTGGCCGCAGCGCTGCGCTCCGTCGAAGAGGGGGCGGAAATCCTCGATATCGGTGGGGAGTCTACCCGTCCGGACGCGGAGCCCGTGAGCGCTGAAGACGAGCAGGCGCGCATCCTTCCGGTCATCGCCGCGCTTGCGCGCGAGACGGCCGCGCTCATTTCCGTCGATACCTATCGCGCCGAGACGGCGCGGCTTGCCATCGATGCCGGTGCGCATATCGTCAACGACGTCCACGGTCTTCAGCGCGAACCGGCGATTGCGGCCGTTGCGGCGGAGACGGGTGCGGGCCTTTGCATCATGCACACGGGACGTGGCCGCCAGAAACTTGGCGATGTCGTCGACGACCAGTTCCATTTTCTCGATCGGTCCTTGCAGATGGCGGCCGATGCGGGGATCGGCCGAGAACGCATCGTGCTCGATCCCGGTTTCGGCTTCGCCAAGGATACCGAGGAGAATCTGGAGCTGATGGCCCGTTTCGCAGAGTTGCATCGATTTGCCCTGCCGCTTCTCGTCGGAACGTCGCGCAAGCGCTTCATCGGTGCCGTTACCGGGCGGGATGCGGCGGCTCGTGACGGCGGCACGGCAGCGACGACCGCCCTTCTCAGGGCTGCAGGGGCCGCGGTTTTTCGCGTACACGATGTCGCAATCAACAGGGATGCGCTGGTGATGGCGGATGCTATGCTGACCGCAAAGAATAGCCGACGGGACATGAAGCCATGA
- a CDS encoding DUF922 domain-containing Zn-dependent protease, whose amino-acid sequence MSRLHVPLKAALIACLVGLPLGSASGETLISKSFTYFSIGGRTAAELDKALSSAGPLMKSTGTRHPGATRIKFGGTITYVSRSGRCAVGTARVMLSTRIILPRWKYRRQAGRDLAVVWDTLAADIKRHEERHAEIARNHARQMEKALLELKPEADCERMQARVARVSAEEVERHDKDQARFDRTEAANFDRRMIRLLQHRLKSLKNAER is encoded by the coding sequence ATGTCCCGGCTACATGTTCCGCTGAAAGCCGCCCTGATTGCATGCCTGGTCGGCCTTCCGCTTGGCAGCGCCTCGGGTGAAACCTTGATCAGCAAGAGCTTTACCTATTTCTCGATCGGCGGGCGCACGGCAGCTGAGCTCGATAAGGCGCTTTCATCTGCCGGCCCCCTGATGAAGAGCACCGGGACCCGCCACCCCGGCGCCACGCGCATCAAGTTCGGCGGCACCATAACATATGTCAGCCGAAGCGGACGATGCGCCGTCGGCACTGCGCGCGTCATGCTTAGCACGCGGATCATATTGCCGCGCTGGAAATACCGCAGGCAGGCAGGACGCGATCTTGCAGTGGTATGGGATACGCTGGCGGCCGACATAAAACGCCACGAAGAGCGCCATGCCGAGATCGCGCGCAACCACGCACGTCAGATGGAGAAGGCACTTCTGGAGCTGAAGCCGGAGGCCGATTGCGAGCGCATGCAGGCCCGTGTCGCGCGAGTGAGCGCCGAGGAGGTCGAACGCCACGACAAGGACCAGGCGCGTTTCGACCGAACGGAGGCGGCAAATTTTGACCGCCGCATGATCCGTTTGCTTCAACATCGGCTCAAAAGCCTGAAAAACGCCGAGCGTTAG
- a CDS encoding 2Fe-2S iron-sulfur cluster-binding protein produces the protein MTKLTIVAFDGTRHELDVENGSTVMENAVRNSVPGIEAECGGACACATCHVYVDDEWAAVVGAPEAMEEDMLDFAYDVRPTSRLSCQIKMNEALDGLIVHVPERQA, from the coding sequence ATGACAAAACTCACGATCGTAGCCTTTGACGGCACGCGCCACGAACTCGATGTCGAGAACGGCTCCACGGTCATGGAGAATGCAGTGCGCAATTCGGTGCCCGGGATCGAAGCAGAATGCGGCGGCGCCTGCGCCTGCGCGACCTGTCATGTTTATGTCGACGACGAGTGGGCCGCGGTCGTCGGCGCGCCGGAGGCGATGGAAGAGGACATGCTCGACTTCGCTTATGACGTGCGGCCAACCTCGCGGCTTTCCTGTCAGATCAAGATGAACGAAGCCCTGGACGGGCTGATCGTTCACGTTCCGGAGCGTCAGGCCTGA
- a CDS encoding Hpt domain-containing protein, producing the protein MAAAKIDFEALDNAGRSSASKGKPIDFVHLDNQTMGDKALESEVLQLFARQARQAMIDIAGTDSDRRSQAAHRLNGAALAVGAVNVAKAAAAIERDPADATLQSTLSVAVLETELFILKLCR; encoded by the coding sequence ATGGCTGCAGCCAAGATAGACTTCGAGGCACTTGACAATGCGGGTAGGTCTTCTGCTTCGAAAGGGAAGCCTATCGATTTTGTCCATCTTGACAACCAGACGATGGGCGACAAGGCGCTCGAAAGCGAGGTCCTGCAACTTTTCGCCCGTCAAGCGCGTCAGGCAATGATCGACATCGCCGGGACTGACTCCGATCGTCGCAGCCAGGCGGCGCATCGCCTCAACGGCGCCGCGCTCGCAGTCGGCGCGGTCAACGTGGCGAAAGCGGCCGCCGCGATCGAACGCGACCCCGCAGACGCGACCCTGCAGAGCACACTCAGCGTCGCCGTTCTCGAGACGGAGCTCTTCATTCTGAAGCTTTGCCGTTGA
- a CDS encoding kinesin: protein MATKKSNESIDEKAFQALEAALKIDFDDLKSAALNDQTSLDDPEEKVAEPSKQAAAPDKARVATTQDEASAARASEPPRSLAPEPAPKQPPLAAANDDTRRSPAAMLRSLEVRSSRAAIRVAALVSLLWALAGIAVAHLLYAPQIWQIRSPGDLAATPGAIAILIGIALPIMLFFSFAIMIARAQELRNAARSMAEVALRLAEPETAAADRIMTVGQAVRREVSAMNEGIERTIARATELETLVHSEVNALERSYSENELRVRTLLQELGLEREAIIGHSDRIRTSIAGAHTKLKDDLELASEDIASRIAVSGEAFASLIDTRAAALSEKSENALQTISTMLSTRTDALLSGLTTAGVTLSDEFDARLDALSDALTKRGEQLLSQFETRASTLDASTEKLNAALNERARQLNETLIARTRDLNDSLSVGQQAITGGLDNILASLNAALDEKGASFRQSLKSSADDAIMDLDLRGGFFEEKLQTTVGQLATAFDERFHEFANAFDKRASLLDTKLMESLHRINETVSGGSEAIGSALDSSVEKIGSALSDQSLTLATALGATQDFIEETIGSRTSELSNLIGSAHSRIDGVLSEKTGSLMGALTEAQERIENGFGQRADALANALTTSEQRLTEGLDSRTSAFIDGLQTAHSRIEQTLTGSTDEITSAIAASQHRLDNTLSERTAALSSALASGVSVVEGAVVGTADRLERLLSERGQAISETLGSQTAALDGVLSQRSQAITDTLTSQTTALDGALSQHSRAITDALGSQTAALDGVLSQRSQAISNTLTSQTAALDSVLSERASEISSTMSVRANEMADSLSRHVEDVADNLTFRAMAVAETMTDRVGDIENKLSQSVSEIAENLGGRVSQIAHTLTDTSARIAEDLSGRVSKISDALAGTSAEIAEALTARTSEATASLADKAAEIEQTLSGKAEHLRDTLATTHDQIQATLDNRIHAINLAVGHGREQLEDLLSDQSMSIATTLATSASMLEMSLEERQASIAGVIDRSAEALDARMRSTTGNIAERLAETADQISLAADTLTNRVDISINGINSRLDDTGARIETSLGSLEDRIRGSVGTVSAIVDDTGARIETTLGSLEDRIRDSVSGVNAIVDDTGGRIETSLGSLEERIRDSVGSVNTVVDDTGARIETSLGSLEERIRDSVGSVNAIVDNAGQRIADSLGERAGEIDRISEVAATRISTAIEAGTGRIEERLGTMDRALNIGLDNVNRTIEGKAAALVTSLRGAVSDAAQEIDAEATRSTDLLSKAGADFASALASRNAEFAASIEQTASVTAARHADLARSVTDAADTATARLASTHNQVANHAQSIQQSLADAEKALDARGQSIRSTLDESTRELNSMLAGRSLELSRLLDEQARPVIEQYAATGKEAAERIAALTQESADRMRAESAALVNAITERTGETLDAISLRAEETAKAMKMVENRLQSTAMGLIDQLATNNSAIASVIEQASSNLGDMDQRLEATAAKVSESARQASDMLSTSTRLIEGKVDKLSNISASTLSQIGGIVGRFEDHSKVLGQASDLLAAAQSNLVSTLEERQDALRTLSVGLVQRSEEIERTMRALEGFVDGAFQRAEERSGQVAGNLRSGIQSSFTDVGRLLSSTEQRAAEAAEAMRNTLAQAGEEATASVENVFARAEERSRQTADTLRSGVEGSFADVNKTLSQVEGRALSASESLRQAIAKAGEEAGHSLESAFASAEERSKEVAARLRGSVGTSVADIERMLAESGKKSDGVAAHLREAVRQAIDEAISRFSGATDDIRRSAGEIRKELDQTREELKRGAFDLPEEAKESASMMRRAVSEQIKALQELSEIIGKSSTQLEVAQPARQQAVSNTPARVVQQPVTQQPVLQQPVAEVRREQPATPASTPALRGSLGLEQATRPLQPARPQSEERVEEGGGWMRDLLRAASREEEPSAPRQRPAESQPAPRTGDNRNPRHVVESLNSLSVDIARAIDHDASVDLWRRYQRGERDVFTRRLYTLKGQQTFDEIKRKYDREPEFRTAVDRYIADFEKLLADVARNDPDKRITQTYLTSDTGKVYTMLAHAAGRFS from the coding sequence ATGGCGACGAAGAAGAGCAACGAGTCGATCGACGAAAAGGCATTCCAGGCTTTGGAAGCAGCGCTGAAGATCGACTTTGACGACCTTAAGTCGGCGGCCCTGAACGACCAGACTTCCTTGGATGACCCGGAGGAAAAAGTGGCCGAGCCCAGCAAGCAGGCGGCCGCACCCGACAAGGCGCGCGTTGCGACAACGCAGGACGAAGCAAGCGCGGCACGCGCCAGCGAACCGCCGCGCAGTCTTGCGCCCGAGCCCGCGCCGAAGCAGCCGCCGCTTGCGGCAGCGAACGATGACACGCGTAGGTCGCCCGCCGCGATGCTCCGTTCACTTGAGGTACGCTCCAGCCGGGCTGCGATCCGTGTCGCCGCGCTCGTGTCGCTGCTTTGGGCGCTTGCCGGAATCGCCGTCGCCCACCTCCTCTACGCGCCGCAGATCTGGCAGATTCGCTCGCCCGGCGATCTCGCCGCCACACCGGGTGCGATCGCCATCCTGATCGGGATCGCGCTACCCATTATGCTCTTCTTCTCCTTTGCCATCATGATCGCGAGGGCGCAGGAACTGCGCAACGCGGCACGCTCGATGGCTGAGGTCGCCTTGCGGCTGGCAGAGCCGGAGACGGCTGCCGCCGACCGCATCATGACCGTTGGCCAGGCTGTTCGTCGCGAAGTCTCGGCCATGAACGAAGGCATCGAGCGCACGATTGCGCGCGCAACCGAGCTCGAAACACTTGTGCATTCCGAGGTGAATGCGCTGGAACGCAGCTATAGCGAAAATGAGCTGCGGGTTCGCACGCTCCTGCAAGAACTCGGGCTCGAACGCGAAGCCATTATCGGCCACTCCGATCGCATCCGCACTTCGATTGCCGGTGCGCATACCAAGTTGAAGGACGACCTTGAACTGGCGAGCGAAGATATCGCCTCGCGTATCGCCGTGTCCGGTGAAGCCTTTGCGTCGCTGATAGACACGCGCGCCGCTGCGCTCAGTGAAAAATCCGAGAATGCGCTTCAGACCATCAGCACCATGCTGTCCACGCGCACCGATGCGCTTCTTTCCGGTCTGACCACCGCGGGCGTCACGCTCAGCGACGAGTTCGATGCCCGGCTCGATGCGCTCAGCGACGCCTTGACGAAACGTGGCGAGCAGTTGCTCAGCCAGTTTGAAACCCGTGCCTCGACTCTGGATGCCAGCACCGAGAAGTTGAACGCCGCCCTTAACGAGCGTGCGCGCCAGCTCAATGAGACCCTGATCGCCAGGACCCGCGACCTCAACGACAGTCTCAGCGTCGGCCAGCAGGCGATCACCGGCGGTCTCGACAATATACTTGCCTCGCTCAACGCCGCTCTCGACGAAAAAGGGGCAAGCTTCCGCCAGAGCCTCAAGTCGAGCGCCGACGATGCGATCATGGATCTCGATCTGAGGGGTGGCTTCTTCGAAGAAAAGTTGCAAACGACCGTAGGGCAGCTTGCGACGGCCTTCGACGAGCGCTTCCACGAATTCGCCAACGCATTCGACAAGCGGGCAAGCCTGCTCGATACCAAGTTGATGGAGAGCCTGCATCGCATCAACGAAACCGTCAGCGGCGGTTCGGAGGCAATCGGCAGCGCTTTGGACAGCAGCGTGGAGAAGATAGGTTCCGCCCTGTCCGATCAGTCGCTGACGCTCGCAACCGCGCTTGGTGCGACGCAGGACTTCATCGAGGAAACGATCGGCAGCCGCACTTCGGAACTCAGCAATCTCATCGGCAGTGCCCATAGCCGCATCGACGGCGTGCTCTCGGAAAAGACCGGCTCGCTTATGGGCGCCCTGACTGAGGCGCAGGAGCGGATCGAAAACGGTTTCGGCCAGCGCGCCGACGCGCTTGCGAATGCCCTGACGACAAGCGAGCAGCGCCTGACCGAAGGCCTCGATTCGCGCACATCCGCCTTCATCGATGGTCTGCAGACCGCCCACTCCCGCATTGAGCAGACGCTGACCGGGTCGACCGACGAGATAACGAGCGCGATCGCGGCAAGCCAGCATCGCCTCGACAACACGCTTTCAGAACGCACCGCCGCTCTCTCGTCCGCACTCGCCTCCGGTGTGAGCGTCGTCGAAGGCGCCGTGGTTGGTACCGCCGATCGGTTAGAACGGCTTCTCTCTGAACGCGGTCAGGCGATTTCCGAAACGCTGGGCAGCCAGACGGCGGCGTTGGACGGCGTTCTGTCGCAGCGCAGCCAAGCAATTACGGATACGCTCACCAGCCAGACAACAGCACTCGACGGCGCTCTGTCGCAGCACAGCCGCGCAATTACGGATGCGCTCGGCAGCCAGACGGCGGCACTCGACGGCGTCCTGTCGCAGCGCAGCCAAGCCATCAGTAATACCCTCACCAGCCAGACCGCAGCGCTCGATAGCGTGCTCTCGGAACGGGCGAGCGAGATCAGTTCGACCATGTCTGTACGCGCCAACGAAATGGCCGACTCGCTCAGCCGCCACGTCGAAGACGTCGCCGATAACCTGACGTTCCGTGCCATGGCTGTTGCCGAGACCATGACCGACCGCGTCGGCGATATCGAGAACAAACTTTCGCAGAGCGTGTCCGAGATTGCGGAGAACCTTGGCGGCCGCGTCAGCCAGATCGCCCACACCCTGACCGACACAAGCGCTCGCATCGCTGAAGACCTGAGCGGGCGTGTCAGCAAGATCTCGGACGCCCTGGCGGGTACCAGCGCCGAAATCGCCGAGGCGCTCACCGCCCGCACGTCGGAGGCGACAGCCTCGCTCGCCGACAAGGCCGCCGAAATCGAGCAGACGCTTTCCGGCAAGGCCGAGCATCTGCGCGACACGCTTGCGACGACACATGACCAGATTCAGGCGACACTCGACAACCGCATCCACGCGATCAATCTTGCTGTTGGCCACGGGCGCGAGCAGCTAGAAGACCTCTTGTCCGACCAGTCGATGTCGATCGCCACCACTCTTGCGACCAGCGCAAGCATGCTGGAAATGTCGCTTGAAGAGCGTCAGGCCTCGATTGCCGGTGTCATTGACCGCAGCGCCGAGGCGCTCGATGCGCGGATGCGCTCGACGACCGGCAACATCGCGGAGCGTCTTGCCGAAACGGCCGATCAGATCAGCCTTGCCGCGGACACGCTGACCAATCGCGTCGACATTTCGATCAACGGCATCAACAGCCGCCTCGACGATACCGGCGCTCGCATCGAAACAAGCCTCGGCTCGCTCGAAGACCGTATCCGTGGCAGCGTCGGCACAGTGAGCGCGATCGTCGACGACACCGGTGCCCGCATCGAAACGACCCTCGGATCGCTGGAAGACCGTATCCGCGACAGCGTTAGTGGCGTCAATGCGATCGTTGATGACACCGGAGGCCGCATCGAAACGAGCCTTGGTTCCCTCGAAGAGCGCATTCGCGACAGTGTGGGGAGCGTCAACACCGTCGTCGATGACACTGGCGCCCGCATCGAAACGAGCCTCGGCTCGCTCGAAGAGCGCATTCGCGACAGTGTTGGCAGCGTCAATGCCATCGTCGACAATGCCGGACAGCGGATCGCCGACAGCCTCGGCGAGCGTGCCGGTGAGATCGACCGTATCAGCGAGGTGGCGGCAACGCGCATCTCGACCGCTATCGAGGCGGGTACCGGTCGCATCGAAGAGCGACTCGGAACAATGGACCGCGCTTTGAATATCGGCCTTGACAACGTCAACCGCACGATCGAGGGCAAGGCCGCGGCGCTTGTGACGAGCCTGCGCGGTGCCGTCAGCGATGCCGCCCAGGAGATCGACGCGGAGGCCACCCGCTCCACCGACCTGCTGTCCAAGGCCGGTGCGGACTTCGCCAGCGCGCTCGCCTCGCGCAACGCCGAATTCGCTGCATCGATCGAACAGACCGCATCAGTTACTGCCGCTCGTCACGCGGACCTCGCCCGCTCGGTTACAGATGCGGCGGACACGGCGACGGCCCGCCTCGCCTCAACGCACAATCAGGTGGCCAACCACGCTCAGAGCATCCAGCAAAGTCTCGCCGATGCGGAAAAGGCACTCGACGCGCGCGGTCAGTCGATCCGGAGCACGCTCGACGAAAGCACGCGCGAGCTCAATTCGATGCTCGCCGGCCGCTCGCTCGAACTTTCTCGCCTTCTCGACGAACAGGCGCGACCGGTCATTGAGCAATATGCGGCAACGGGCAAGGAAGCGGCCGAGCGGATCGCTGCGCTCACTCAGGAGAGTGCAGACCGCATGCGCGCCGAGAGCGCAGCCCTGGTCAACGCCATCACCGAGCGGACGGGTGAAACGCTCGACGCCATCTCATTGCGGGCGGAAGAGACTGCCAAGGCGATGAAGATGGTTGAAAATCGCCTCCAGTCGACCGCGATGGGTCTCATCGACCAACTGGCGACGAACAATTCCGCGATCGCCTCGGTTATCGAGCAGGCGAGCAGCAACCTCGGGGATATGGACCAACGCCTCGAGGCCACCGCAGCCAAGGTCTCGGAATCGGCCCGGCAGGCATCCGACATGCTGTCCACCTCCACCCGCCTCATCGAGGGCAAGGTTGACAAGTTGTCCAATATTTCCGCTTCGACGCTCTCCCAGATTGGCGGGATCGTCGGCCGCTTCGAGGACCATTCGAAGGTCCTTGGACAGGCGTCCGACCTGTTGGCCGCAGCCCAGTCGAACCTCGTGAGCACGCTCGAAGAGCGGCAGGACGCGTTGCGGACGCTTTCTGTCGGCCTGGTTCAGCGTTCGGAGGAAATCGAACGCACGATGCGGGCATTGGAAGGCTTCGTCGATGGCGCTTTCCAGCGTGCGGAAGAGCGCTCGGGACAAGTCGCCGGCAATCTTCGCAGCGGCATCCAGTCGTCCTTCACCGATGTCGGCCGCCTGCTATCGAGCACCGAACAGCGCGCCGCCGAGGCCGCGGAGGCCATGCGCAACACCCTGGCGCAAGCCGGCGAAGAAGCCACCGCTTCGGTCGAAAACGTCTTCGCACGCGCCGAGGAGCGCTCGCGGCAAACGGCCGATACGCTGCGCTCCGGCGTCGAAGGATCGTTTGCTGACGTCAACAAGACGCTCTCCCAGGTGGAAGGTCGCGCCCTCAGCGCGTCCGAGTCCCTGCGCCAGGCGATCGCCAAAGCCGGCGAGGAAGCAGGCCACTCGCTCGAGAGTGCCTTTGCCAGCGCCGAGGAGCGCTCGAAGGAAGTGGCGGCGCGCCTGCGCGGTAGCGTCGGCACCTCCGTTGCCGATATCGAACGCATGCTGGCCGAAAGCGGCAAGAAGTCCGACGGCGTCGCCGCTCACCTGCGCGAAGCCGTCCGCCAGGCGATCGACGAAGCGATCAGCCGCTTCAGCGGCGCGACCGATGACATCCGCCGTTCCGCTGGCGAGATCCGCAAGGAACTCGACCAGACCCGGGAGGAGCTGAAGCGTGGCGCTTTCGACCTGCCGGAAGAAGCCAAAGAGAGCGCTTCGATGATGCGCCGTGCGGTTTCCGAGCAGATCAAGGCACTGCAGGAGCTTTCCGAAATCATCGGCAAGTCTTCGACCCAGCTCGAGGTCGCACAGCCAGCTCGCCAGCAGGCCGTCTCGAACACTCCGGCCCGCGTGGTTCAACAACCCGTCACTCAGCAACCCGTCCTCCAGCAACCGGTGGCGGAAGTGCGCCGCGAGCAGCCAGCAACTCCGGCTTCGACGCCGGCACTGCGTGGAAGTCTGGGCCTCGAGCAGGCCACGCGTCCGCTGCAACCCGCCCGCCCGCAGTCGGAAGAACGCGTTGAGGAAGGCGGCGGCTGGATGCGTGACCTGCTTCGCGCCGCGTCTCGCGAGGAAGAGCCGTCAGCCCCGCGGCAGCGTCCGGCGGAAAGTCAGCCAGCGCCGCGCACCGGGGATAATCGCAATCCGCGCCATGTCGTCGAATCGCTGAATTCGCTCTCGGTGGACATTGCCCGGGCGATCGACCACGATGCCTCGGTAGATCTGTGGCGCCGGTACCAGCGCGGCGAACGCGACGTCTTCACCCGCCGCCTCTACACGCTCAAGGGGCAGCAGACATTCGACGAGATTAAGCGCAAGTACGATCGCGAGCCAGAATTCCGCACGGCCGTCGACCGCTACATCGCCGATTTCGAGAAGCTGCTCGCCGACGTAGCACGCAACGATCCGGACAAGCGTATCACGCAGACTTACCTGACATCGGATACCGGTAAGGTCTACACGATGCTCGCGCACGCCGCAGGACGCTTCAGCTGA
- a CDS encoding D-alanine--D-alanine ligase family protein — MTDALNPLKLRIAVLFGGRSAEHDVSVLSATNVMRALDPAKYDAVPVFITREGQWLVSSFDYGNLSKPENGMEVCLVPGGCGRLIAIPADGAAYDLPKIDILFPVLHGLHGQDGSVQGLAEVARVPLAGCGILGSAAALDKEVAKRLLKEAGLPIARSTTIHQGVAPTFVELERELGLPVFIKPARQGSSVGVSKVTTEREFETALGEGFQHDRKLLAEEFVRGREIECSVLEDTTGGLFVSRPGEIVPAESHGFYSYEAKYIDDKGAALKVPAELPEEVESRIREMAGQAFRAVGCDAMARVDFFVTADMRLLVNEINTIPGFTDISMYSKAMAASGVSYAEIIDRLVQHGLSRAGQ, encoded by the coding sequence ATGACTGATGCTTTGAATCCTTTGAAGCTGCGTATTGCCGTACTCTTCGGCGGGCGCTCCGCCGAGCATGATGTCTCGGTGCTCTCGGCAACGAATGTGATGCGAGCGTTAGATCCTGCCAAATACGATGCCGTTCCTGTCTTTATCACCCGCGAAGGACAGTGGCTTGTGAGCTCTTTCGACTATGGCAACTTGTCGAAGCCGGAGAACGGCATGGAGGTCTGTCTCGTGCCGGGCGGGTGCGGGCGGTTGATTGCAATTCCGGCTGACGGCGCCGCCTACGACCTGCCGAAGATCGACATCCTCTTTCCCGTGCTTCATGGGCTGCACGGCCAGGATGGCTCGGTCCAGGGGCTTGCGGAAGTCGCCCGCGTACCGCTTGCTGGATGCGGCATCCTCGGCTCGGCGGCCGCCCTCGACAAGGAAGTGGCCAAGCGTCTGTTGAAAGAGGCGGGCCTGCCGATCGCGCGTTCGACCACAATTCATCAGGGCGTCGCGCCCACCTTCGTCGAACTCGAGCGCGAACTTGGTTTGCCGGTCTTCATCAAGCCCGCCCGGCAGGGGTCGTCGGTTGGCGTAAGCAAGGTTACGACCGAAAGGGAATTCGAGACGGCGCTTGGGGAGGGTTTCCAGCATGATCGCAAGCTGCTTGCGGAGGAGTTTGTCCGCGGCCGCGAGATCGAATGCAGCGTACTGGAGGACACGACTGGCGGGCTCTTCGTCTCGCGTCCGGGTGAGATCGTTCCAGCTGAGAGCCACGGCTTCTATAGCTATGAAGCGAAATACATCGACGACAAGGGCGCGGCGCTGAAGGTGCCTGCTGAACTGCCGGAAGAGGTCGAAAGCCGAATCCGCGAGATGGCGGGGCAGGCGTTCAGGGCGGTCGGCTGCGACGCCATGGCGCGCGTCGATTTCTTCGTGACTGCGGACATGCGCTTGCTCGTCAACGAGATCAACACGATCCCCGGCTTCACCGACATCAGCATGTATTCGAAGGCGATGGCAGCAAGCGGCGTGAGTTATGCCGAAATTATCGACCGGCTCGTGCAGCATGGGCTATCGCGGGCGGGGCAGTAA
- a CDS encoding VOC family protein, giving the protein MRPRIKVITLAVNDLQKSLAFYRDGMGLPTEGIIGEQFEDGAVVFFHMGKELILALYPATSLAKDAKISATQTRLGAVSIGHIVKSKDEVDTVMKQAEDAGAVVTDPASDRFWGGYSGYFHDPDGHLWEIAWNPQWTVDD; this is encoded by the coding sequence ATGAGACCGCGAATAAAAGTCATAACGCTGGCGGTGAACGATCTTCAAAAGTCCCTCGCCTTTTATCGTGACGGCATGGGGCTGCCGACGGAGGGGATTATCGGCGAGCAGTTCGAAGATGGCGCCGTGGTCTTCTTCCATATGGGCAAGGAGTTGATACTGGCGCTCTACCCCGCAACTTCGCTTGCCAAGGACGCAAAGATAAGCGCGACCCAAACGCGCCTCGGCGCAGTATCGATCGGGCACATAGTCAAATCGAAGGACGAGGTCGATACGGTCATGAAGCAAGCCGAAGACGCTGGCGCCGTCGTTACGGACCCCGCCAGCGACCGCTTCTGGGGCGGGTATTCCGGTTATTTCCATGATCCCGACGGCCACCTCTGGGAAATCGCTTGGAACCCGCAGTGGACCGTCGATGACTGA